The proteins below are encoded in one region of Halalkalicoccus jeotgali B3:
- a CDS encoding DUF2270 domain-containing protein, translating into MTRPSAKEVDSADADHREIGKGLLEEEMGPSSAMAHLYRGEIHRMKFWRERLDRTTNWAVVVISAILTWSFSRSSTPHYVILLGIATLSVFLVIEARRYRGYDIWRSRVRTLQENVFAYGLDPAAGVVDPNWRERLSRDYRTPTLKITAEEAIVHRLRRVYLPLFGVLGAAWVVRITAFDSGAWTDSAAVGMIPGWAVLVVVALFYLAATVAAVRPRTWHAKGELRSQDLRE; encoded by the coding sequence ATGACACGACCATCAGCGAAGGAGGTCGATTCGGCCGACGCCGACCACCGGGAGATCGGAAAGGGGCTGCTCGAAGAGGAGATGGGACCGAGCTCCGCGATGGCCCACCTCTATCGGGGCGAGATCCATCGCATGAAGTTCTGGCGCGAGCGCCTCGACCGGACCACCAACTGGGCAGTCGTCGTGATCTCGGCGATCCTGACGTGGTCGTTTTCCAGATCCAGTACCCCCCACTACGTTATCCTCCTCGGTATCGCGACGCTCTCGGTGTTTCTGGTCATCGAGGCGCGGCGATACCGGGGGTACGACATCTGGCGAAGCAGGGTCCGGACGCTTCAGGAGAACGTCTTTGCGTACGGCCTCGATCCCGCCGCGGGGGTCGTCGATCCGAACTGGCGCGAGAGGTTGAGTCGGGATTACCGGACGCCGACGCTGAAGATCACCGCTGAGGAGGCCATCGTACACCGGCTTCGGCGGGTGTATCTCCCCCTGTTCGGGGTGTTGGGCGCCGCGTGGGTGGTTCGGATCACCGCCTTCGATTCCGGCGCGTGGACGGACAGTGCAGCAGTCGGCATGATTCCCGGGTGGGCGGTTCTGGTCGTCGTCGCGCTGTTTTACCTCGCGGCGACCGTCGCGGCCGTCCGTCCTCGGACGTGGCATGCGAAGGGCGAACTCAGGTCACAAGACCTTCGGGAGTGA
- a CDS encoding YeeE/YedE family protein, whose protein sequence is MSAFVSLLALGDLFPRGVLPYLLGGLLVGLGTAVIYLATGIIAGASTFLDSTLSYVSSVERFNRFKYVTSRGWRLVFTAGIVSGAAVYVLVSGSGVWTTDVQWWRLLGGGVLVGVGTRLGKGCTSGHGVCGVGSLSNTSLVNVATFLGFAVGTAQLVQALGVAP, encoded by the coding sequence ATGAGCGCGTTCGTCTCACTGCTCGCGCTCGGTGACCTGTTCCCTCGGGGAGTCCTCCCGTACCTTCTCGGTGGGCTCCTCGTGGGCCTCGGGACCGCCGTCATCTATCTGGCGACGGGGATCATCGCCGGCGCGAGTACGTTCCTCGACTCGACGCTGTCGTACGTCTCCTCGGTCGAGCGGTTCAACCGCTTCAAGTACGTCACCTCGCGGGGCTGGCGGCTCGTCTTTACGGCGGGTATCGTCAGTGGCGCGGCCGTCTACGTGCTGGTCTCGGGAAGTGGCGTCTGGACGACCGACGTCCAGTGGTGGCGGCTACTCGGCGGCGGTGTCCTCGTCGGTGTCGGCACGCGCCTCGGAAAGGGCTGTACGTCCGGCCACGGCGTCTGTGGTGTCGGCTCGCTCTCGAACACCTCGCTGGTGAACGTTGCGACGTTTCTCGGGTTCGCGGTCGGAACCGCACAGTTGGTCCAAGCACTGGGGGTAGCACCATGA
- a CDS encoding MBL fold metallo-hydrolase, protein MTETHSTGAEIESVTPGNLKDRLEGGEDVFLLDVRSADDFEEWHIDGEGVESVNYPYFELLDGIPEELRKELPKDRRITVLCAKGGSSEMVAEHLREEGYDVDHLERGMNGWARIYEYAELDTRVDATVAQYRRPSSGCLAYLVVSEDEATVIDPLRAFTEEYVRDARALGADLVYALDTHIHADHVSGIHTLAGETDATAVIPEPAAARGIEYDQPYETVADGETLAVGEVEIEVVHTPGHTTGMTAYRIGEVLFTGDGLFTESVARPDLEDPERAKEAARTLYESLSETVLSLPADTVIAPAHFSDAATPQQDGTYTAELGDLVDQMDALSMDEEEFVEFVVSDMPPQPANHEEIIAANLGHETPDDETAFALELGPNNCAASEEALTN, encoded by the coding sequence ATGACCGAAACTCACTCGACGGGAGCCGAAATCGAATCGGTCACCCCCGGGAACCTGAAGGACCGTCTCGAAGGCGGTGAGGACGTTTTCCTCCTCGACGTGCGTTCGGCGGACGACTTCGAGGAATGGCACATCGATGGTGAGGGCGTCGAGAGCGTGAACTACCCCTACTTCGAACTGCTCGACGGGATCCCGGAAGAGCTCCGCAAGGAGCTCCCGAAAGACCGGCGCATCACCGTCCTGTGTGCGAAGGGTGGCTCTAGCGAGATGGTCGCAGAGCACCTCCGAGAAGAGGGCTACGATGTCGATCACCTCGAACGCGGGATGAACGGCTGGGCGCGCATCTACGAGTACGCCGAACTCGATACTCGTGTGGATGCGACGGTCGCCCAGTACCGGCGCCCCTCCAGTGGTTGTCTCGCCTACCTCGTCGTCTCCGAGGACGAGGCGACGGTGATCGACCCACTGCGGGCGTTCACCGAGGAGTACGTCCGGGACGCCCGGGCGCTCGGTGCCGACCTTGTCTACGCGCTCGATACGCACATCCACGCGGATCACGTCTCGGGGATTCATACCCTCGCAGGCGAGACCGACGCGACGGCGGTGATACCCGAACCCGCCGCGGCGCGCGGAATCGAGTACGACCAGCCCTACGAAACCGTCGCGGACGGCGAGACCCTCGCGGTCGGCGAGGTCGAGATCGAGGTCGTCCACACGCCCGGCCACACCACCGGAATGACCGCCTACCGGATTGGCGAGGTGCTGTTTACCGGCGACGGCCTGTTCACCGAGAGCGTCGCCCGACCGGACCTTGAGGACCCGGAGAGAGCAAAAGAGGCCGCGCGGACGCTCTACGAGAGTCTCTCCGAGACGGTCCTGTCCTTGCCTGCGGACACCGTGATCGCGCCGGCACACTTCAGTGATGCGGCGACGCCACAACAAGACGGCACCTACACGGCCGAACTCGGCGATCTGGTCGATCAGATGGACGCGCTCTCGATGGACGAAGAGGAGTTCGTCGAGTTCGTCGTCTCGGACATGCCCCCACAGCCCGCCAACCACGAGGAGATCATCGCGGCCAACCTCGGGCACGAGACGCCCGACGACGAGACGGCGTTCGCGCTCGAACTCGGCCCGAACAACTGCGCGGCCAGCGAGGAGGCGCTAACGAACTGA
- a CDS encoding DsrE/DsrF/DrsH-like family protein has translation MSTETTPATTEEGPTRSELETRVADLEERLADLEAGRGDGKPKMSIIATKGTLDMAYPPLILASTAAAFGYEVTVFHTFWGLDILHEERSKELKLSSVGNPNMPVPNAIGALPGMDRVTTRMMAKRIADNDTATIDELIETSLEMGVEFQACQMTIDLLGYDETDFYDGVTVGVGAATAIQDMADSDIQLLI, from the coding sequence ATGAGCACGGAAACGACACCGGCGACGACTGAGGAGGGGCCGACCCGTTCGGAGCTCGAAACACGGGTCGCGGATCTTGAGGAGCGCCTCGCCGACCTAGAGGCCGGACGTGGCGACGGGAAACCGAAGATGTCGATCATCGCCACGAAGGGGACGCTTGACATGGCCTATCCCCCGCTGATCCTTGCCAGCACCGCCGCTGCCTTCGGCTACGAAGTGACCGTGTTTCACACGTTCTGGGGGCTCGACATCCTCCACGAGGAGCGCTCGAAGGAGCTCAAGCTGAGTTCGGTTGGCAACCCCAATATGCCGGTACCGAACGCGATCGGCGCGCTGCCCGGTATGGATCGGGTGACCACGCGGATGATGGCAAAGCGGATCGCGGACAACGACACCGCGACCATCGACGAACTCATCGAAACCTCCCTGGAGATGGGCGTCGAGTTCCAGGCCTGCCAGATGACGATCGATCTGCTGGGCTACGACGAGACGGACTTCTACGACGGGGTCACCGTCGGGGTCGGCGCCGCGACGGCCATTCAGGACATGGCTGACTCGGACATCCAGCTGTTGATCTGA
- a CDS encoding sulfurtransferase TusA family protein translates to MSEYEATRTLDVTGQNCPMPVVKTKQTIDDLDGGEVLEVLATDPGSMSDVAGWAETTDGVELLEQVEGEDVFRHYVRKTDQ, encoded by the coding sequence ATGAGCGAGTACGAAGCCACTCGAACGCTGGACGTGACAGGACAGAACTGCCCGATGCCGGTCGTCAAGACCAAACAGACCATCGACGACCTCGACGGCGGTGAGGTCCTTGAGGTTCTGGCGACCGACCCCGGCAGCATGAGCGACGTCGCCGGCTGGGCCGAGACGACCGACGGCGTCGAACTCCTCGAACAGGTGGAAGGCGAGGACGTGTTCAGACACTACGTCCGAAAGACCGACCAGTAA
- a CDS encoding DUF7512 family protein: MIGLETLGGSAQAVGTIGVVLAEAITLYVGYGTVTRIASPVVLKLLGGE, translated from the coding sequence ATGATCGGTCTCGAGACGCTCGGCGGCTCCGCTCAGGCCGTCGGTACCATCGGCGTCGTCCTCGCGGAGGCGATCACGCTGTACGTCGGCTACGGCACCGTGACACGGATCGCCAGCCCGGTGGTGCTCAAACTGCTCGGAGGCGAGTAG
- a CDS encoding MBL fold metallo-hydrolase has protein sequence MSNTKFAPSTVARRVEGEGEDLFVLDVRNEDDYEEWRIPGSTNVPIYDELLEYDYSTLEARLDELPTDEEIAVVCVAGITSARAAEFLREHGFDATSVDDGMNGWGRVHRQYDVESVEGVVQIVRPGTGCVSHIAYDSEEAIVVDPSQYIDRYLNAADERGLEIVAVADTHAHADHVSGARRLAGELDVPYYLHGDDAGDLDGITELENGASLSVGTRTLDVIETPGHTPGSVSFEYGDALLSGDTLFLRSVGRPDLEDGSESAVREAAGQLFDSLGRLTTMDDGTVVLPGHFSDDGSRPLATELGKLREEATNELLGYVEDGDEASFVETIVESLAAEPANYNEIKRINWGKQQPDGDTESLELGPNNCAAN, from the coding sequence ATGAGCAATACTAAATTCGCGCCGTCGACGGTCGCCCGACGTGTCGAGGGAGAAGGCGAGGATCTCTTCGTCCTCGACGTGCGAAACGAGGACGACTACGAAGAGTGGCGGATCCCGGGGAGCACGAACGTCCCGATCTACGACGAGCTACTGGAGTACGACTACTCCACGCTGGAGGCACGTCTCGACGAACTGCCGACCGACGAGGAGATCGCGGTCGTCTGTGTCGCCGGCATCACGTCCGCGCGCGCCGCCGAATTCCTCCGAGAACACGGATTCGACGCGACGTCTGTCGACGACGGGATGAACGGGTGGGGACGCGTCCACCGCCAATACGACGTCGAGAGCGTCGAAGGGGTCGTCCAGATCGTGCGTCCCGGAACGGGATGTGTCTCCCATATAGCGTACGACAGCGAGGAGGCTATCGTCGTCGACCCGAGCCAGTACATCGATCGGTATCTGAACGCGGCCGACGAACGCGGCCTCGAGATCGTCGCGGTCGCGGACACACACGCACACGCCGATCACGTCTCCGGGGCGCGCCGCCTCGCCGGCGAACTAGACGTCCCGTACTACCTCCACGGGGACGACGCCGGCGATCTCGACGGCATCACGGAACTCGAGAACGGGGCATCACTTTCCGTCGGAACCCGCACCCTCGACGTAATCGAAACCCCCGGGCACACGCCCGGCAGCGTCTCCTTCGAGTACGGCGACGCGCTCCTCTCGGGGGATACGCTGTTCCTCCGTAGCGTCGGCCGACCGGATCTCGAGGACGGGTCCGAGAGCGCGGTCCGCGAGGCGGCCGGTCAGCTATTCGATAGCCTCGGTCGACTGACGACCATGGACGACGGAACGGTCGTCCTGCCCGGTCACTTCAGCGACGACGGGAGTCGCCCCCTCGCAACCGAGCTCGGGAAACTCCGCGAGGAGGCGACCAACGAACTCCTGGGGTACGTCGAGGACGGCGACGAGGCGTCGTTCGTCGAGACGATCGTCGAGAGTCTCGCCGCCGAGCCCGCGAACTACAACGAAATCAAGCGGATCAACTGGGGGAAACAACAGCCCGACGGCGATACTGAATCCCTCGAACTCGGCCCGAACAACTGCGCGGCGAACTAG
- a CDS encoding cobalamin-independent methionine synthase II family protein translates to MASHNRIRTTHIGSLPRPPELLDLLKARQDGEHVDQEQWDATVTDATRAVVERQNEVGLDLINNGEQSRVSFNWYVADRLSGIEGKREQALWADLQEFPDYAEETFKTDVIDLSMHPVVTGPVEYTGHEEAEDELAAFEDALSAVDTDAERAFVTAASPSVVTATHVDDYYGDYEEYLFAVAEAMAEEYELVAETGMTLQIDAPELLTVGHTAAYADEPLEEIKGATRLHVEALNEALSGIPEEQVRLHTCWGSYEGPHHLDTDLVEMLPEIYEADISGLSVEQANPRHQHEYRAFSDQPLPEGWTLLPGVVDVKTNVIDHPETIADRLERVVDAVDDATPLIAAPDCGFGTQAGIGMVDPEIAWAKLEALVEGASIVAERRS, encoded by the coding sequence ATGGCCAGCCACAACCGGATCCGAACGACGCACATCGGCAGCCTCCCGCGTCCACCCGAACTCCTCGATCTCCTGAAAGCGCGCCAGGACGGCGAACACGTCGACCAAGAGCAGTGGGACGCCACCGTAACGGACGCGACGAGAGCCGTCGTCGAGCGTCAGAACGAGGTCGGGCTCGATCTCATCAACAACGGCGAACAGTCTCGCGTCTCGTTTAACTGGTATGTCGCGGATCGACTCAGCGGCATCGAGGGCAAGCGCGAGCAGGCGCTCTGGGCGGACCTCCAGGAGTTCCCCGACTACGCCGAGGAGACGTTCAAGACCGACGTCATCGACCTCTCGATGCATCCCGTCGTCACCGGCCCCGTCGAGTACACCGGCCACGAGGAGGCCGAAGACGAACTCGCGGCGTTCGAGGACGCGCTGTCGGCCGTCGACACCGACGCCGAGCGGGCGTTCGTGACCGCGGCCTCGCCAAGCGTCGTGACCGCGACCCACGTCGACGACTACTACGGCGACTACGAGGAGTACCTCTTTGCCGTCGCCGAGGCGATGGCCGAGGAGTACGAACTCGTGGCCGAGACGGGCATGACCCTTCAGATCGACGCACCCGAACTCCTCACCGTCGGCCACACGGCGGCCTACGCGGACGAACCCCTCGAGGAGATCAAGGGCGCGACCCGTCTCCACGTCGAGGCGCTCAACGAGGCGCTGTCGGGTATTCCCGAAGAGCAGGTCCGCCTCCACACCTGCTGGGGGAGCTACGAGGGCCCGCACCACCTCGATACGGACCTCGTCGAGATGCTACCGGAGATCTACGAAGCCGACATCTCGGGGCTGAGCGTCGAGCAGGCCAATCCGCGCCATCAACACGAGTACCGCGCGTTCTCGGACCAGCCCCTCCCTGAGGGGTGGACGCTGCTCCCGGGTGTCGTCGACGTCAAGACGAACGTCATCGATCACCCCGAAACGATCGCGGATCGATTGGAACGGGTCGTCGACGCGGTCGACGACGCGACGCCACTGATCGCTGCGCCGGACTGTGGCTTTGGCACGCAGGCCGGCATCGGGATGGTCGACCCCGAGATCGCATGGGCGAAACTCGAGGCGCTCGTCGAGGGCGCCTCGATCGTCGCCGAACGCCGATCGTAA
- a CDS encoding helix-turn-helix domain-containing protein, protein MANSMGEMLRQDMECEGLLECFHDLKGIDKEVFRLLNETDQPMTVDEIADRIERERSTAYRAVQRLLQVGFIQKEQINYEQGGYYHVYRPRDADEITQEMQRMLNDWYAKMGQLIGEFGKKYAETPERSTPVES, encoded by the coding sequence ATGGCCAACTCGATGGGCGAGATGCTCCGACAAGACATGGAGTGTGAGGGGCTGCTTGAGTGTTTCCACGATCTCAAGGGAATTGACAAGGAAGTCTTCAGGCTACTGAACGAGACCGACCAGCCGATGACGGTCGACGAGATCGCAGACCGGATCGAACGCGAGCGATCGACCGCGTATCGGGCCGTTCAACGGCTATTACAGGTCGGATTCATCCAGAAAGAGCAGATCAACTACGAACAGGGCGGCTACTACCACGTCTATCGCCCGCGGGACGCCGACGAGATCACCCAGGAGATGCAACGAATGCTCAACGACTGGTACGCGAAGATGGGCCAGCTCATCGGCGAGTTCGGCAAGAAGTACGCCGAGACGCCCGAGCGATCGACCCCCGTCGAGAGCTGA
- a CDS encoding sulfite exporter TauE/SafE family protein, with product MITLFVGFGFLIGILFGFFGMGGSFLVTPALLVLEYPANVAVGSGLAFVFGTSVIGALKHRDHGQVDYRLAALMTVGMTLGIELGKRVVFLLEALGSADLVISVAYVGLLAAVGVFTLWDSRTEVDESGSDLAGRVHSIHIPPTVSLVGGNAVSVWIVLAVGGAIGVLSGLLGVGGGFLLMPAMVYGLGVPTAVAVGTDILQITVSGAYGAFVYAQAGSVALPVVGSLLAGSALGARIGAGATKLVDEGAIKGYFAAMLLAGSLSVGANELGGRLGIEALGTVSIGLVFGATVLVSTAIVFAAICALRHDGAGSWCRLVSS from the coding sequence ATGATCACCCTCTTCGTCGGGTTCGGGTTCCTGATCGGGATCCTGTTCGGTTTCTTCGGGATGGGTGGGTCGTTCCTCGTAACGCCGGCGTTGCTGGTGTTGGAGTATCCAGCGAACGTCGCGGTCGGGAGCGGACTCGCGTTCGTCTTCGGGACCAGCGTCATCGGGGCTCTCAAACACCGCGACCATGGACAGGTGGACTACCGGCTCGCCGCACTGATGACCGTCGGGATGACACTCGGTATCGAACTGGGAAAGCGGGTCGTCTTCCTCCTCGAAGCGCTCGGATCGGCCGATCTCGTGATCAGCGTCGCCTACGTCGGCCTGCTCGCCGCCGTCGGCGTGTTCACCCTGTGGGATTCCCGTACCGAGGTCGACGAATCGGGCAGCGATCTCGCCGGGCGAGTACACTCGATCCACATCCCGCCGACGGTCTCACTGGTCGGCGGGAACGCGGTCTCAGTCTGGATCGTCCTCGCCGTCGGCGGCGCGATCGGCGTCCTGTCGGGCTTGCTCGGCGTCGGGGGTGGTTTCCTGCTGATGCCGGCGATGGTGTACGGGCTGGGTGTTCCCACCGCCGTCGCCGTCGGAACCGATATCCTTCAGATCACCGTCTCCGGCGCGTACGGTGCGTTCGTCTACGCACAGGCCGGTTCGGTTGCGCTCCCGGTCGTCGGGTCGCTGCTCGCCGGGAGTGCTCTCGGCGCGCGGATCGGGGCCGGTGCGACGAAACTGGTCGACGAGGGCGCTATCAAAGGCTACTTCGCCGCGATGTTGCTCGCGGGCAGCCTCTCGGTCGGCGCGAACGAACTGGGCGGTCGGCTCGGGATCGAAGCACTCGGTACAGTAAGCATTGGACTCGTCTTCGGCGCGACGGTGCTGGTCAGCACGGCGATCGTATTCGCTGCGATCTGTGCGCTCCGTCACGACGGGGCAGGATCGTGGTGTCGGCTGGTGTCGTCATAG
- a CDS encoding YeeE/YedE family protein, whose translation MSTANRTPWFIPVIYLGGLIFGFGLAISGMAKPEVVLDFLQFEDFGLLFVMGGAAVVTGITFAVATRHLDRAPLTGETYRRRLKSFDRNVVVGGSIFGVGWGVSGICPGAAYASVGIGNYPILWAIAGMFLGAYAQGYWRSRHSTDAESVTETPSD comes from the coding sequence ATGAGTACTGCTAACCGAACCCCGTGGTTCATCCCGGTCATCTACCTTGGCGGGCTGATCTTCGGGTTCGGACTCGCTATCAGCGGAATGGCCAAACCCGAGGTCGTACTGGATTTCCTCCAGTTCGAGGATTTCGGCCTGCTGTTCGTGATGGGTGGGGCGGCCGTCGTGACCGGAATCACCTTCGCGGTTGCCACGCGACATCTCGACCGTGCGCCCCTGACTGGGGAGACCTACAGGCGCCGGCTAAAGTCGTTCGACCGCAACGTCGTGGTCGGTGGATCGATCTTCGGCGTGGGCTGGGGCGTCTCGGGGATCTGTCCGGGTGCGGCCTACGCGAGCGTCGGGATCGGCAACTACCCGATCCTGTGGGCCATCGCCGGGATGTTCCTCGGCGCGTACGCGCAAGGCTACTGGCGTTCGCGCCACTCAACCGACGCCGAATCCGTTACTGAAACCCCCTCCGACTGA
- a CDS encoding amidase, whose translation MSEDLADEMKGNMGDKDNIGRRTVLKAVGVASIAGALSTPAVATERSRNGSFDVIEATVADIHAALINEHVTIREVVKQYLERIDAYNEELNAILTVNPNALDRADELDAKLAAGEFVGPLHGIPTILKDNQNTADMPTTGGAVTLEDSMAPDDAFVVEQMRTVGAIIIAKANLHELAGGGTTVSSLGGQTRNPYALDRTPGGSSGGTGAALATNMAPIGFGTDTVNSIRSPASACNLVGLRPSMGLVSREGTIPVALTQDMVGPITQSVADAARILDVIAGYDPEDPSTAQGAEYIPESYTDYLNPDGLKDTRIGVLRSVFASGPESEPVVEVAEEAVVDLETLGATTIEIDAEVDVDALIDSFHVGSYEQQAQFNDYLDSLGDGAPIETLEAFVEAGEYDPSLESGLEAALEIESPTDEPEYFERLYRRNRFIEELYDSMAAGAVDALFFPHQKQLVAEIGDDQLGRNGFLSSGTGFSSITVPGGFSKEGVPVGVEFLCRPFDEPTLFEVAYAYEQGTRHRCPPEGFGPVE comes from the coding sequence ATGTCAGAGGACCTGGCTGATGAAATGAAGGGTAATATGGGGGACAAAGACAATATCGGACGGCGGACGGTGTTGAAAGCCGTCGGGGTAGCTAGTATCGCGGGGGCACTCTCCACACCGGCGGTTGCAACGGAGAGGTCCCGGAACGGGTCGTTCGACGTGATCGAGGCGACCGTTGCGGACATCCATGCGGCACTCATCAACGAGCACGTCACGATCCGTGAGGTCGTCAAGCAGTACCTCGAGCGGATCGACGCCTATAACGAGGAGTTGAACGCGATCCTGACCGTCAATCCGAACGCGCTCGATCGGGCCGACGAACTCGATGCCAAACTCGCGGCTGGAGAATTCGTCGGACCGCTTCACGGAATTCCGACGATCCTGAAGGACAACCAGAATACCGCGGACATGCCGACGACCGGTGGGGCGGTGACGCTCGAGGACTCGATGGCGCCGGACGATGCGTTCGTTGTCGAGCAGATGCGTACGGTGGGCGCGATCATTATCGCGAAAGCGAATCTGCACGAACTGGCCGGCGGGGGCACTACCGTGAGTTCGCTAGGAGGACAGACACGGAATCCCTACGCGCTGGATCGCACACCGGGTGGATCGAGCGGAGGAACCGGAGCAGCGCTGGCAACGAATATGGCCCCCATCGGGTTCGGAACCGACACGGTGAACTCGATCCGGTCGCCCGCATCGGCCTGCAATCTGGTCGGCTTGCGTCCGAGCATGGGACTTGTGAGCCGCGAAGGAACGATTCCAGTTGCGCTCACCCAGGACATGGTTGGCCCGATTACACAGTCGGTCGCCGATGCCGCACGAATACTCGACGTCATCGCCGGCTACGACCCCGAAGATCCGTCGACAGCACAGGGCGCCGAATATATTCCCGAAAGCTACACCGACTATCTGAATCCGGATGGACTGAAAGACACACGGATCGGCGTTCTTCGGAGCGTGTTCGCTAGCGGTCCCGAATCCGAACCCGTAGTTGAGGTCGCAGAGGAGGCAGTCGTCGATCTCGAGACGTTGGGCGCAACGACGATCGAGATCGACGCGGAGGTCGATGTGGATGCATTGATCGACTCCTTCCACGTCGGAAGCTACGAACAGCAAGCGCAGTTCAACGACTACCTCGATAGTCTCGGCGACGGTGCGCCGATCGAAACTCTCGAGGCGTTCGTCGAGGCAGGCGAATACGACCCCTCGCTCGAGTCGGGTCTAGAAGCCGCATTGGAGATCGAGTCTCCGACGGACGAACCCGAGTATTTCGAGCGGCTCTACCGCCGCAACCGGTTCATCGAGGAACTGTACGACAGTATGGCTGCAGGTGCGGTCGACGCGTTGTTCTTCCCGCATCAGAAGCAGCTCGTGGCCGAAATCGGTGACGACCAGCTCGGTCGGAACGGGTTCCTTAGTTCCGGTACCGGTTTCTCGTCGATCACGGTTCCTGGCGGTTTTTCGAAGGAAGGCGTTCCGGTCGGGGTGGAGTTCCTCTGTCGGCCGTTCGATGAACCAACGCTCTTCGAGGTCGCATACGCATACGAACAGGGGACCCGACATCGGTGTCCACCGGAGGGGTTCGGTCCAGTCGAGTAA